A stretch of Roseibium porphyridii DNA encodes these proteins:
- a CDS encoding YybH family protein: protein MMIVRLVAFVWIAFFMGGAALAQDNPILNRLNTYIAAYNAKDAEAISAYYTEKAALLPPQSRALVGRAPIAAHFANAFNNGVTELEYNVLEIDQTGPDTAVEVAETKVKLGTKTISGRSMHVWKKVDGVWFIHRDMYHVLGIAQ, encoded by the coding sequence ATGATGATTGTTCGGCTGGTTGCCTTTGTTTGGATAGCGTTTTTTATGGGTGGAGCTGCATTGGCTCAGGACAACCCAATTCTCAATCGTTTGAACACCTATATTGCCGCTTACAATGCGAAGGATGCCGAGGCGATCTCAGCCTATTATACCGAAAAGGCAGCCTTGCTGCCGCCCCAAAGCAGAGCGCTTGTCGGACGCGCGCCCATAGCCGCGCATTTTGCCAACGCCTTTAACAACGGCGTCACCGAACTGGAATACAATGTTTTGGAAATCGATCAGACAGGACCGGACACGGCAGTCGAGGTCGCAGAAACAAAGGTCAAACTGGGTACCAAGACAATTTCAGGCAGATCGATGCATGTCTGGAAAAAAGTGGATGGTGTCTGGTTCATTCACCGCGACATGTACCATGTCCTTGGCATTGCGCAGTAG
- a CDS encoding arsenate reductase ArsC, with protein MNAVRSPMAEALAKQLFPNQIYVRSAGVRPGKIDPFVDAVMAEIGIDMSQHQPKTFDDLDESGFDLVLTLAPEAHHKALELTRTDAVEVEYWPTMDPTVATGSREQILNEYRAVRDQLSMRIKKRLDWAPPPGD; from the coding sequence ATGAATGCCGTACGTTCCCCGATGGCAGAAGCGCTGGCAAAGCAATTGTTTCCGAACCAGATTTATGTGCGTTCCGCCGGTGTGCGTCCTGGCAAGATCGATCCCTTTGTTGATGCCGTCATGGCTGAAATCGGGATCGACATGAGCCAGCATCAGCCAAAGACCTTCGATGATTTGGACGAGTCTGGATTCGATCTTGTTTTGACGCTCGCTCCGGAGGCCCACCACAAGGCGCTGGAACTGACCCGCACAGATGCGGTTGAAGTTGAGTATTGGCCGACAATGGACCCCACCGTGGCAACCGGTAGCCGGGAGCAGATCCTGAATGAATACCGCGCGGTGCGGGATCAGTTGAGCATGCGGATCAAGAAGCGACTCGACTGGGCACCACCGCCAGGTGATTGA
- a CDS encoding UPF0262 family protein, translating to MSDPQSETDQQTAGGRLVDVVLDEASIARSTPEVEHDRAVAIYDLIEENSFQPVGHPPVKYVLKLGVVEKKLVFQVTTEDEHAVVTHVLSLSPLRKIVKDYDLICQSYYEAIRHATPSQIEAIDMGRRGVHNEGSAILMERLHGKIELDTQTARRLFTLVYALHWKG from the coding sequence ATGAGCGACCCGCAATCCGAGACCGATCAGCAGACTGCCGGTGGCAGGCTTGTGGATGTGGTCCTGGATGAAGCATCGATTGCCCGTTCAACGCCGGAAGTCGAACACGATCGTGCCGTTGCGATCTACGACTTGATTGAAGAAAACTCCTTCCAGCCGGTTGGTCACCCGCCGGTAAAGTATGTGCTCAAGCTCGGTGTGGTCGAAAAGAAGCTCGTCTTTCAAGTGACCACCGAAGATGAACACGCTGTCGTCACGCATGTTCTGTCGCTTTCGCCTTTGCGCAAGATCGTCAAGGACTACGATCTGATTTGCCAGAGCTATTACGAAGCGATCCGCCATGCGACGCCCAGCCAGATCGAGGCCATCGATATGGGGCGGCGAGGGGTCCACAACGAGGGCTCAGCCATATTGATGGAACGTCTTCACGGCAAGATCGAACTGGATACGCAAACAGCAAGACGATTGTTCACGCTCGTCTACGCGCTGCATTGGAAGGGATAG
- the hisD gene encoding histidinol dehydrogenase encodes MVLRLTTADTGFDDDFKALLAGKREVSEDVDHIVRDILESVRQNGDKAVLDYTRKFDRLDAGTMAELTVSEAEIDAAMAEVPAETLNALQLAYERIYAHHARQMPEDDRYTDAIGVELGSLWTAVEAVGVYVPGGLASYPSSVLMNVVPAKVAGVDRIVMVVPSPDGILNPMVLAAAKVAGVSEIYRIGGAQAVAALAYGTETISPVAKIVGPGNAFVAAAKRRVFGTVGIDMIAGPSEVLIVADGGNNADWLAADLLAQAEHDTAAQSLLITDSADLADEVEKAVEAQLKTLPREDVARASWQDFGAIILVPDLDAAMPLANRIAPEHLELAVSDPEALLKKVRNAGAVFLGHYTPEAIGDYVGGSNHVLPTARSARFSSGLSVLEFVKRTSILKCNPDNLRALGPAAIALGESEGLSAHARSVSIRLNL; translated from the coding sequence GTGGTTCTGCGCCTTACAACTGCCGACACCGGATTTGACGATGACTTCAAGGCCCTTCTGGCTGGAAAGCGTGAAGTGTCGGAAGACGTCGACCATATCGTCCGGGATATTCTGGAAAGTGTTCGCCAGAACGGCGACAAAGCAGTGCTGGACTATACCAGAAAGTTCGACCGTCTCGATGCTGGAACCATGGCCGAGCTCACGGTCAGCGAAGCGGAAATTGATGCCGCAATGGCCGAAGTTCCAGCCGAAACGCTAAACGCGCTTCAGCTGGCCTATGAGCGCATTTATGCCCATCACGCCCGTCAAATGCCGGAAGATGACCGCTATACCGATGCCATTGGCGTGGAGCTGGGTTCGCTTTGGACCGCCGTTGAAGCCGTGGGTGTCTATGTGCCAGGTGGTCTTGCAAGTTATCCGAGCTCTGTTCTGATGAATGTCGTTCCGGCAAAGGTCGCCGGTGTAGACCGCATTGTCATGGTGGTTCCAAGCCCGGACGGCATTCTCAATCCGATGGTTCTGGCAGCAGCCAAGGTTGCCGGCGTGAGCGAGATCTATCGAATCGGCGGTGCTCAGGCGGTCGCGGCGCTGGCATATGGTACGGAAACGATCTCGCCTGTTGCTAAGATCGTCGGTCCGGGCAACGCCTTTGTCGCAGCGGCAAAACGCCGTGTGTTCGGAACAGTTGGCATCGATATGATAGCCGGCCCATCGGAAGTCTTGATTGTTGCTGATGGCGGCAACAATGCCGACTGGCTGGCGGCGGATTTGCTTGCCCAAGCTGAACACGACACCGCGGCTCAGTCGCTGTTGATTACTGATAGCGCCGATCTTGCGGACGAAGTTGAAAAGGCCGTTGAAGCACAACTGAAAACCCTGCCGCGCGAGGACGTGGCGCGTGCAAGCTGGCAGGATTTCGGGGCAATTATCCTCGTGCCGGATCTGGATGCCGCCATGCCATTGGCAAACCGGATTGCACCGGAGCACCTGGAGCTTGCCGTCAGCGACCCGGAAGCGCTGTTGAAAAAAGTACGCAATGCAGGTGCCGTATTTCTGGGCCATTACACTCCTGAGGCGATTGGCGATTATGTCGGTGGATCGAACCACGTTCTGCCGACGGCACGTTCCGCGCGCTTTTCCTCAGGTTTATCGGTTCTGGAATTTGTGAAACGAACCTCGATCCTGAAGTGCAATCCGGACAATTTGCGAGCGCTCGGCCCCGCAGCCATCGCGCTTGGTGAATCTGAGGGGTTGTCGGCGCACGCTCGCTCTGTTTCCATCAGGCTGAACCTTTAA
- a CDS encoding DUF2948 family protein → MDQLKLAALDQEDLEVLSAHLQDAILTVADIRFLPKEKKAVFILNRFVWDKEADKRSKEHERRRSALAIAQVTAMKAQNIQQDAKGAVMELLAVTFEAGDEPSGRIQLAFAGGASLVLDVECIEAQLSDLGAAWSTPNLPQHDLS, encoded by the coding sequence ATGGATCAGCTGAAACTTGCCGCACTCGACCAGGAAGACCTTGAGGTTCTTTCGGCCCATCTACAGGATGCCATCCTGACGGTTGCCGACATCCGTTTTCTGCCGAAGGAAAAGAAGGCTGTCTTTATCTTGAACAGGTTTGTTTGGGACAAGGAGGCGGACAAACGCTCCAAGGAGCATGAACGCCGACGCTCGGCGCTGGCCATCGCGCAGGTCACGGCCATGAAAGCGCAAAACATCCAGCAGGATGCCAAAGGAGCGGTGATGGAACTGCTCGCGGTGACGTTTGAAGCCGGTGATGAGCCGTCTGGACGTATTCAACTGGCATTTGCAGGCGGTGCCAGTCTTGTCCTGGATGTGGAATGTATCGAAGCGCAGCTGTCTGATCTCGGCGCTGCCTGGTCGACGCCGAACCTGCCACAGCACGATCTGAGCTGA
- a CDS encoding DUF3124 domain-containing protein yields MLKRLIFLVALTLWPLQSTVQAQDIAERALGETIYVPAYSRIFSYPNRSDLLASTLAVHNVDPKTTITLQSVDYHGEGGELIRAMLEEPFVLGPLQSRTVLIPINDTTGGVGANFLVTWTSDEVALSPIAEAIMTSGIGGPGPSFASRGRVIERRTAKD; encoded by the coding sequence ATGCTGAAACGACTTATCTTTCTTGTTGCACTGACCCTCTGGCCTCTTCAGTCCACTGTCCAGGCTCAGGACATCGCCGAAAGAGCATTGGGTGAGACAATCTATGTTCCGGCCTATTCCCGGATCTTTTCCTATCCCAACCGTTCCGACCTCCTGGCGTCCACGCTTGCTGTTCACAATGTCGATCCGAAGACGACCATCACATTGCAAAGCGTCGATTATCATGGAGAAGGCGGCGAACTGATCCGCGCGATGTTGGAGGAGCCGTTTGTTCTAGGGCCGCTGCAATCCAGAACCGTGCTCATTCCGATCAATGATACGACCGGTGGCGTCGGAGCGAATTTTCTCGTTACCTGGACGTCAGACGAAGTCGCGCTCAGCCCGATCGCAGAGGCGATCATGACCAGCGGCATCGGAGGACCCGGGCCCTCCTTTGCCTCACGCGGACGTGTGATTGAGCGGCGCACCGCAAAGGATTAA
- the murA gene encoding UDP-N-acetylglucosamine 1-carboxyvinyltransferase, giving the protein MDSIKVVGGSELNGVIPISGAKNATLPLMIASLLTDETLTLNNVPRLRDVAQLMQILSNHGVDYSVNGKRSGQDELAGQTLNLTAREIVDTTAPYELVSKMRASFWVIGPLVSRCHEARVSLPGGCAIGTRPVDFFIDGLSALGADIEIEGGYVVVKAPGGLKGARVDFPKVSVGATHTIMMAATLAKGETEIVNAAREPEVVDLAKCLKAMGAKIEGEGTSTIRIQGVPRLHGAHHSVVPDRIETGTYAMAVAMTGGDVLLQGARTDLLESALDTLRQSGAEIEQTPDGIKVYRNGNGIQPVDITTEPFPGFPTDLQAQFMALMTRAGGSSRITETIFENRFMHVQELARLGAQIQVDGRTATIEGVSTLRGAPVMATDLRASVSLVIAGLAAEGETTVNRVYHLDRGFERLEDKLTRCGATIERISG; this is encoded by the coding sequence ATGGACAGTATCAAGGTTGTCGGCGGTTCGGAGCTGAATGGTGTCATTCCGATTTCCGGAGCCAAAAATGCCACTTTGCCGTTGATGATCGCATCGCTGCTGACAGATGAAACCCTGACCTTGAACAATGTGCCCCGTCTTCGTGATGTGGCGCAATTGATGCAAATCCTGTCCAATCATGGTGTCGATTATTCGGTCAACGGCAAACGCAGCGGCCAGGACGAGCTTGCCGGCCAGACACTGAACCTGACGGCCCGAGAGATTGTCGACACGACCGCGCCTTATGAGCTTGTTTCCAAAATGCGCGCCAGTTTCTGGGTGATCGGACCGTTGGTGTCCCGTTGCCATGAGGCACGAGTGTCTTTGCCTGGCGGTTGCGCGATCGGAACCAGGCCGGTGGATTTCTTCATTGACGGGCTCAGCGCGCTCGGAGCGGATATCGAAATTGAAGGCGGCTATGTCGTGGTCAAGGCGCCGGGCGGCCTCAAGGGCGCGCGCGTTGATTTTCCGAAAGTTTCGGTCGGGGCAACACACACCATTATGATGGCGGCGACCCTTGCAAAGGGCGAGACTGAAATCGTCAATGCCGCCCGTGAACCGGAAGTGGTTGATCTTGCCAAGTGTCTGAAGGCGATGGGAGCCAAGATCGAAGGCGAGGGAACATCAACCATCCGCATCCAGGGTGTGCCGCGTCTGCATGGTGCGCATCATTCGGTCGTTCCCGACAGGATCGAGACCGGAACCTATGCGATGGCCGTTGCCATGACGGGCGGTGATGTACTGCTGCAAGGAGCCCGGACGGATTTGCTGGAAAGCGCGCTCGACACTCTGCGCCAGTCCGGCGCCGAGATTGAACAGACCCCCGATGGGATCAAGGTCTATCGCAATGGCAACGGCATTCAGCCCGTCGACATCACCACCGAACCTTTTCCGGGGTTCCCGACGGACTTGCAGGCCCAGTTCATGGCGTTGATGACGCGGGCAGGCGGCTCGAGCCGTATCACGGAAACCATTTTTGAAAACCGCTTCATGCATGTGCAAGAGCTGGCGCGTCTCGGTGCACAGATCCAGGTTGACGGACGCACGGCAACAATCGAAGGGGTTTCGACGTTGCGTGGAGCGCCGGTAATGGCGACCGATCTGCGGGCGTCGGTGTCACTGGTGATTGCTGGCCTGGCTGCAGAGGGCGAGACCACCGTCAATCGCGTCTATCATCTCGATCGTGGTTTCGAACGGCTCGAAGACAAGCTGACGCGCTGCGGCGCGACGATCGAGCGGATTTCCGGCTAG